Proteins encoded in a region of the Phalacrocorax carbo chromosome 15, bPhaCar2.1, whole genome shotgun sequence genome:
- the SLC7A4 gene encoding cationic amino acid transporter 4 — protein MARWLPRSADLTRFCQKLNRVKTLEDDMMETSFNRCLSTIDLTLLGIGGMVGSGLYVLTGTVAKEIAGPAVIVSFIIAGFASLLAALCYAEFGARVPKTGSAYMFTYVSVGEIWAFLIGWNVLLEYMIGGAAVARAWSGYLDSIFNHKIKNFTETHVGTWQVPFLARYPDFLAAAVLLVATAFISFGAKVSSWLNHVFSAISMGVILFILIMGFILAQPKNWGAQEGGFAPYGLSGIMAGTATCFYAFVGFDVIAASSEEARNPQKAVPRAIAFSLGLATGAYILVSVVLTLMVPWHTLDPDSALADAFYRRGYAWAGFLVAAGSICAMNTVLLSNLFSLPRIVYAMAEDGLFFQVFSQVHPRTQVPVVGIMVFGLLMALLALVFDLEALVQFLSIGTLLAYTFVAASIIVLRFQQQKVDASVPVAGGRPSPEPCEGPSAGELKEYESFSDKLQLVDRDKSKEHREPGQLKAAFEPYLEFLSDFYPGEVVTVAVVTLMVSAICLCSILVFGNTHLHLPTWSYSLLLVLFSLGFLLSLLLIWAHEQQRSTQTFQIPLVPLSPALSIVLNIYLMLKLSYMTWLRFAIWLLLGLLVYFGYGIWHSKENLREPRPQRVSARYVVFPSGSLEERVQTVQPSSQPTVGPPDTNTEDCKR, from the exons ATGGCGAGGTGGCTGCCTCGCTCTGCTGACCTGACCCGCTTCTGCCAGAAACTCAACCGGGTGAAGACCTTGGAGGATGACATGATGGAGACGTCGTTCAACAGATGCCTTTCCACCATCGACTTGACGCTGCTGGGCATTGGCGGCATGGTGGGCTCTGGGCTGTACGTCCTCACGGGCACCGTGGCCAAGGAGATTGCCGGCCCTGCCGTCATCGTCTCCTTCATAATTGCCGGCTTTGCCTCACTCCTGGCTGCTCTCTGCTATGCTGAGTTTGGGGCCCGGGTACCTAAGACGGGCTCTGCCTACATGTTCACCTACGTGTCTGTGGGTGAGATCTGGGCTTTCCTCATTGGCTGGAACGTGCTGCTGGAGTACATGATCGGAGGAGCTGCGGTGGCCAGGGCCTGGAGTGGCTACCTCGACTCCATCTTCAACCACAAGATAAAGAACTTCACCGAGACCCACGTGGGCACCTGGCAGGTGCCATTCCTGGCCCGCTACCCCGACTTTCTGGCAGCCGCCGTCCTGCTAGTAGCCACTGCCTTCATCTCCTTCGGGGCCAAAGTGTCCTCCTGGCTCAACCATGTCTTCTCAGCCATCAGCATGGGTGTCATCCTCTTCATTCTCATCATGGGCTTCATCCTTGCGCAGCCCAAGAACTGGGGTGCCCAGGAGGGTGGCTTTGCCCCATACGGGCTGTCGGGCATCATGGCCGGCACAGCGACCTGCTTCTATGCCTTCGTGGGCTTTGACGTCATTGCGGCCTCCAGCGAAGAGGCCAGGAACCCGCAGAaggctgtccccagggccataGCTTTCTCCTTGGGGCTGGCCACTGGGGCCTACATCCTAGTGTCAGTGGTGCTGACACTGATGGTGCCCTGGCACACATTGGACCCCGACTCTGCCCTGGCGGATGCGTTTTACAGGAGGGGCTACGCCTGGGCAGGGTTCCTGGTGGCCGCTGGCTCCATCTGTG CAATGAACACAGTCCTGCTGAGCAACCTCTTCTCCCTGCCACGCATCGTCTACGCCATGGCTGAGGACGGGCTCTTCTTCCAGGTCTTCTCCCAAGTGCATCCCCGTACGCAGGTGCCTGTTGTTGGCATCATGGTCTTCGGGCTGCTGATGGCCCTGTTGGCCCTTGTCTTTGACTTGGAGGCCCTGGTGCAGTTCCTGTCCATCGGCACGCTGCTGGCCTACACCTTCGTGGCTGCAAGCATCATCGTCCTGCgcttccagcagcagaaggTGGATGCCTCTGTGCCAGTGGCCGGTGGCCGGCCCAGCCCCGAGCCCTGTGAGGGTCCGTCCGCTGGGGAGCTGAAGGAGTACGAGTCCTTCTCTGACAAGCTCCAGCTGGTGGACAGGGACAAGAGCAAAGAGCACCGGGAGCCGGGGCAGCTGAAGGCAGCTTTCGAGCCCTACTTGGAATTCCTCAGCGACTTCTACCCGGGTGAGGTGGTCACGGTGGCTGTGGTGACCCTGATGGTGTCTGCCATCTGCCTCTGCTCCATCTTGGTGTTTGGCAACACCCACCTCCACCTCCCCACCTGGAGCTACTCCCTGCTGCTGGTCCTTTTCAGCCTGGGTTTCctgctcagcctcctcctcatCTGGGCGCACGAGCAGCAGCGCAGCACGCAGACCTTCCAG ATCCCCCTGGTACCCCTCTCCCCAGCGCTGAGTATCGTCCTCAATATCTATTTGATGCTGAAGCTCAGCTACATGACGTGGCTCCGCTTCGCCATCTGGCTGCTCTTAG GCCTGCTCGTGTACTTTGGTTacggcatctggcacagcaagGAGAACCTGCGGGAGCCCAGGCCACAGCGCGTCAGCGCCCGCTACGTGGTGTTCCCCAGCGGCAGCCTGGAGGAAAGGGTGCAGACGgtccagcccagctcccagcccaccGTCGGGCCGCCGGACACCAACACCGAAGACTGCAAGAGATGA